Proteins found in one Acidimicrobiales bacterium genomic segment:
- a CDS encoding DUF5615 family PIN-like protein: MRLLLDANLSPKRIGAALEQRGHDVLSLAAEPNLGALADPQVLELAAEQGRILVTRNSRDFAPLLRQWAEAGRVHPGCILIWTLAHNEFGKIIEAVAALLDERSDPALWRDLTVAL, from the coding sequence TTGCGGCTCCTCCTCGACGCCAACCTCTCCCCCAAGCGAATCGGCGCCGCCCTCGAACAACGAGGGCACGATGTGCTGAGTCTCGCCGCCGAGCCCAACCTCGGCGCGCTCGCCGACCCCCAGGTGCTCGAGCTCGCCGCCGAGCAAGGACGCATCCTCGTCACCCGAAACTCGCGCGACTTCGCGCCGCTGCTGCGGCAGTGGGCTGAAGCAGGTCGCGTCCACCCCGGCTGCATCCTCATCTGGACGCTCGCCCACAACGAGTTCGGCAAGATCATCGAGGCCGTAGCCGCGCTCCTCGACGAACGCAGCGATCCGGCGCTTTGGCGAGATCTCACGGTGGCGCTGTAG